In Myxococcales bacterium, the genomic window GGAGGCGCCAAGGAGAAAAGACCATGACGTTCGCAATTCGATTCTGGGGTGTACGAGGCAGCATCGCGGCGCCGGGACCGGAGACGGCGACAGTCGGCGGCAACACCAGCTCAGTGGAGGTCGTGTGTGGCACCTCCCGCTTCCTCTTCGACTCGGGCACCGGCATCCGCGCGCTGGGTGACGCCCTGATGAAAGAAGGGCCGGTCGAGGCGACGTTGCTCTTGTCGCATCACCACTGGGACCACATCCAGGGCCTGCCGTTCTTCACGCCAATCTACCTGCCGACCACCAAGCTCACGGTGGTGGGACCCCAGGCGGACCGCCTGAGCAACATCGACGTGCTCGAACACCAGATGTCGACGCCCGTGTTCCCGGTGCGGCTCGAGGAGCTGCCGTGTCAGCTCGACACGCGAGAGGTGATGGCGGGCGATCAGCTGGAGCTCGCGGGTGCACGCATTCGTGTTGCCAAGGGCAACCACCCGGGCGGCTCCCTCGCCTACCGCCTGGACTACGGTGGCCGCAGCGTCGTTTATGCGACGGACACCGAGCACTACTCGTGTGTGGATCCCGCGCTGCGTGCGCTGGCCGACGGCGCCGACGTGCTGATCTACGACTCGCAGTACACCCCGGCGGAGTATCGCGGCGAGGTCGGTCCTTCCAAGGTGGGTTGGG contains:
- a CDS encoding MBL fold metallo-hydrolase, giving the protein MTFAIRFWGVRGSIAAPGPETATVGGNTSSVEVVCGTSRFLFDSGTGIRALGDALMKEGPVEATLLLSHHHWDHIQGLPFFTPIYLPTTKLTVVGPQADRLSNIDVLEHQMSTPVFPVRLEELPCQLDTREVMAGDQLELAGARIRVAKGNHPGGSLAYRLDYGGRSVVYATDTEHYSCVDPALRALADGADVLIYDSQYTPAEYRGEVGPSKVGWGHSTYEDGAKLAHAAGVGQYVLFHHDPRRTDAAVLELESKARDLFPGAVAAREGMQIVLPARAAAA